The uncultured Roseibium sp. genome contains a region encoding:
- a CDS encoding ABC transporter permease translates to MSDIPLNTASAQTDNRQIEVRFRGGGFAPKSHRWVGFAVFAVLIGLVEWGTRTGWISSLTLPKPSDVLKTLGELYTSGLLYKHLSLSLSRLVIGAALGASAGVSVGVVIALFSYIRAGLVPLIAAIFPIPKIALLPLFVIWFGIDEGSKYALIAFGTFTPTVVATYGAVDNVDRSLIRMGQSFGLSWFSIVRKIVLPGAMPGILSGLRISLAIAIILLVAAEMLGAQYGIGAYILEAGSLYDLERLFAGVVILSLLGVIVSAVIGLIERRVLGWRS, encoded by the coding sequence ATGTCTGATATTCCGCTGAACACCGCCTCGGCCCAGACGGACAATCGCCAGATCGAGGTCCGTTTCCGTGGCGGCGGCTTCGCGCCGAAAAGCCACCGCTGGGTCGGCTTTGCCGTTTTCGCCGTGCTGATCGGCCTGGTGGAATGGGGTACGCGCACGGGCTGGATCTCCAGCCTGACCTTGCCGAAGCCCTCTGATGTTCTGAAAACCCTGGGCGAGCTCTACACCTCCGGTCTCCTCTACAAGCATCTCTCGCTCTCGCTCTCCCGCCTGGTGATCGGCGCGGCCCTCGGGGCAAGCGCGGGCGTCTCGGTCGGCGTCGTCATTGCCCTGTTCTCCTATATCCGCGCCGGCCTGGTGCCGCTGATCGCCGCGATCTTCCCGATCCCGAAGATCGCGCTGCTGCCGCTCTTCGTAATCTGGTTCGGCATCGACGAGGGGTCGAAATACGCTTTGATCGCCTTCGGTACCTTCACGCCTACCGTGGTCGCCACCTATGGAGCGGTCGATAACGTCGACCGGTCGCTGATCCGCATGGGGCAGAGCTTCGGCCTGTCGTGGTTTTCCATCGTGCGCAAGATCGTGCTGCCGGGCGCCATGCCGGGCATCCTGTCGGGCCTGCGCATCAGTCTGGCGATTGCCATCATCCTGCTGGTCGCCGCCGAAATGCTCGGCGCGCAATACGGCATCGGCGCCTATATCCTTGAAGCAGGCTCGCTTTATGATCTGGAGCGCCTGTTTGCCGGCGTGGTGATCCTGTCGCTGCTTGGCGTCATCGTCTCCGCCGTGATCGGCCTGATCGAGCGCCGCGTGCTCGGGTGGCGCTCATGA
- a CDS encoding MMPL family transporter — protein sequence MYFLLWPGHAALSRPVIVSIVLMILAGLSVFPVLNIRFENDITASFASSSGHAKAYFEFADTNGGPASPLLALVQSPEPLDAAGYELLRDLQFGYSLADGVDAVFSLASARFPPWHPDYPEEPLLPLELDVETVEARLAAYDALKLQPKLPVSADRTSALFLIETGKGVSADLLTELKQITEETAGDRFHVTFTGEETVGPEMVRALRQDLWIFNVAGVAVVLVVSFIVFGNLRLVVLAAVPSIAAAYTSLVVFVVLGLKITVLNNAIPLLVMVLGVADTVHLILNMRANANTSSDTARARARKALETVGPACALTGVTTSIAFSTIMISENVQTREMAVAGAVSVLVSYAVIVAVFCLLAPVLWPKKPGTRRRVLFALSKERVSWMLDHAGAIRACSLILAAAAFAGVFTVKPWFKMDDNLPADSALIYANDVITQEFGGFYQLWFELEAENGTGKGFASHSDWERLVHLNDLVEKEAPGNTVLSLVSLARWLGQPGRMPSPEEIADWPSDAKSLFLSGDGNRARVVALMPEPMFDKVTLEVQDRLVEAVRTGSSAHIFGQPMIMRYDTLELVRRNALGLGGACLITVLLIAGYYRAPVFIVLLLLPNLLPIAVAVAALHVLNASELTPAALLSLTIAFGIAVDDSIHFINRYMLERRRWPDTRSALAATMSETGQAMIITTVLISCGLLVTLASEFHTIRLFGGMLIATLLTALLGDLLLLPSLIAWRKGKV from the coding sequence TTGTATTTTCTGTTGTGGCCCGGCCACGCGGCGCTGTCGCGGCCCGTCATTGTTTCCATTGTTCTGATGATTTTGGCGGGACTTTCCGTCTTTCCCGTCCTCAATATCCGGTTTGAGAACGATATCACCGCGAGCTTCGCTTCCTCCAGCGGTCATGCGAAGGCCTATTTCGAATTCGCCGACACCAATGGCGGACCGGCGTCCCCGCTTCTGGCACTGGTCCAGTCGCCCGAACCGCTGGACGCAGCCGGCTATGAGCTCTTGCGCGACCTGCAGTTCGGTTATTCCCTTGCGGATGGGGTCGATGCGGTCTTTTCCCTTGCATCGGCCCGGTTTCCCCCTTGGCATCCGGACTATCCCGAGGAACCGTTACTGCCGCTGGAGCTGGATGTGGAAACGGTCGAGGCACGGCTTGCCGCCTATGACGCGTTGAAGCTGCAGCCAAAGCTGCCTGTTTCCGCCGACAGGACATCGGCGCTGTTCCTGATCGAGACCGGCAAAGGCGTTTCCGCTGATCTGCTGACCGAACTGAAACAGATAACGGAGGAGACCGCCGGTGATCGGTTCCACGTCACCTTTACCGGTGAGGAAACCGTCGGCCCGGAAATGGTCCGGGCGCTGCGTCAGGATTTGTGGATCTTCAACGTCGCGGGCGTGGCGGTTGTCCTTGTGGTTTCCTTCATCGTTTTCGGTAATCTGCGTCTGGTCGTCCTGGCGGCGGTGCCCTCAATTGCTGCCGCCTATACATCGCTGGTCGTCTTTGTCGTGCTCGGACTGAAGATCACGGTGCTCAACAACGCGATCCCATTGCTGGTGATGGTGCTGGGGGTGGCGGACACGGTGCACCTGATCCTGAACATGCGCGCCAATGCCAACACAAGCAGCGACACGGCGCGCGCACGTGCCCGCAAGGCGCTTGAGACGGTTGGTCCAGCCTGTGCGCTGACAGGCGTGACCACGTCGATTGCCTTTTCGACGATCATGATCAGCGAGAATGTACAGACACGCGAGATGGCTGTGGCGGGAGCGGTTTCCGTTCTCGTGAGTTACGCAGTGATTGTCGCTGTTTTCTGTCTGCTCGCGCCGGTGTTGTGGCCCAAAAAACCGGGCACCCGGCGTAGGGTCTTGTTCGCGCTCTCAAAGGAACGGGTTTCCTGGATGCTGGATCATGCCGGCGCGATCCGTGCCTGCAGCCTCATCCTAGCCGCCGCCGCCTTTGCCGGGGTGTTTACGGTCAAACCCTGGTTCAAGATGGACGACAACCTGCCGGCCGATAGCGCCCTGATCTATGCCAACGACGTCATCACGCAGGAATTCGGCGGCTTCTACCAGCTCTGGTTCGAGCTGGAAGCGGAGAACGGAACCGGTAAGGGCTTTGCCTCGCACTCCGACTGGGAGCGGCTGGTACACCTGAACGATCTGGTCGAAAAGGAAGCTCCGGGCAATACGGTGCTGTCGCTGGTATCGCTGGCCCGGTGGCTGGGGCAGCCGGGCCGGATGCCGTCACCTGAGGAAATCGCAGATTGGCCGTCAGACGCGAAGTCTCTGTTCCTTTCCGGCGACGGAAATCGTGCGCGTGTCGTCGCCCTGATGCCGGAACCCATGTTCGACAAGGTAACCCTTGAGGTGCAGGACCGGCTGGTTGAAGCGGTTCGGACCGGCTCGTCCGCGCACATCTTCGGCCAGCCGATGATCATGCGATATGACACGTTGGAACTTGTCCGGCGCAATGCGCTTGGTCTCGGCGGTGCATGTCTGATCACGGTGCTGCTGATCGCTGGTTACTACCGGGCGCCGGTCTTCATTGTTCTGCTGCTTCTCCCCAACCTGCTTCCCATTGCTGTCGCTGTTGCCGCCCTGCATGTTCTCAACGCCAGCGAGTTGACACCTGCAGCTCTGCTGTCGCTGACCATCGCCTTCGGCATAGCGGTCGACGACTCCATTCATTTCATCAACCGCTACATGCTGGAGAGGAGGCGTTGGCCGGACACACGCAGCGCGCTTGCCGCGACCATGAGCGAAACCGGACAGGCGATGATCATCACGACTGTGCTGATCAGCTGCGGATTGCTCGTCACGCTTGCCAGCGAGTTCCACACCATCAGGCTCTTTGGTGGGATGCTCATCGCAACCCTCCTGACGGCCCTCCTGGGTGACCTGTTGCTGCTGCCGAGCCTGATCGCGTGGCGGAAGGGGAAAGTGTAG
- a CDS encoding FAD-dependent oxidoreductase: MSRKPEADYDVIVAGGGAGGVGAALGAAQEGAKVLLVEKYGFLGGAATTSNVLAYCGFFQQGPDPIRAVGGVADLVLDELRALGLPCDPFRSPTTSNWIILLEPEAVKLALDRVLQSHGVDVLLHTRVAAVTRTADRLESVTLAGMDGRRRVVGEAFVDATGDANLALLTGLACRTGNEEGRLQAVSGPIRVGGRNPSVPIDRKAIVAALEDYNRTGDWPVARTDGGIYTEVPQTGEMWWMIFDHPLEDLSSKSFTRAEQASRAAAHDYVAVLRKHVPGFENAYLAQTGPQIGVRESRHPPARYELTAEDLLTGRRRPDGVARAAWPIEDHSVPGKPVYRSIGGEGFADIPLDCLRAKGVDNLCYAGRVIGADSAAYASIRVMGTAFATGEAAGRYSAGGGA, from the coding sequence ATGAGCCGCAAGCCGGAAGCCGACTATGACGTGATCGTCGCCGGCGGCGGTGCCGGCGGTGTCGGCGCCGCACTCGGGGCCGCACAGGAAGGCGCCAAGGTGCTGCTGGTGGAAAAATACGGCTTCCTCGGCGGGGCCGCGACCACCTCAAACGTGCTCGCCTATTGCGGTTTCTTCCAGCAAGGGCCGGACCCGATCCGGGCCGTGGGCGGTGTCGCCGATCTGGTGCTCGACGAGCTGCGCGCCCTTGGCCTGCCTTGCGACCCGTTCCGTTCGCCGACCACGTCGAACTGGATCATTCTGTTGGAACCGGAAGCGGTGAAACTGGCGCTCGACCGTGTTCTGCAAAGCCACGGCGTCGACGTGCTCCTGCACACGCGGGTCGCGGCCGTGACCCGCACCGCCGACCGGCTGGAATCGGTGACCCTTGCCGGCATGGACGGGCGCCGCCGCGTCGTCGGCGAAGCTTTCGTCGATGCCACGGGTGACGCCAACCTGGCGCTGCTGACCGGCCTTGCCTGCCGGACGGGCAATGAAGAAGGCCGATTGCAGGCGGTCTCCGGTCCAATCCGCGTTGGCGGGCGTAACCCGTCCGTCCCCATCGACCGCAAGGCGATCGTTGCGGCACTCGAGGACTACAACAGGACCGGCGACTGGCCCGTGGCCCGCACCGACGGCGGCATCTACACCGAAGTGCCGCAGACCGGCGAGATGTGGTGGATGATCTTCGATCACCCACTGGAGGATCTCAGCTCCAAGAGCTTCACCCGCGCCGAACAGGCCTCCCGTGCCGCCGCCCATGACTATGTCGCCGTGCTGCGCAAGCATGTGCCCGGTTTCGAAAACGCCTATCTGGCCCAGACCGGCCCGCAGATCGGCGTACGCGAAAGCCGCCATCCGCCCGCACGCTACGAACTGACGGCCGAGGATCTCCTCACCGGCCGCCGCCGCCCTGATGGCGTGGCCCGCGCGGCCTGGCCGATCGAGGATCATTCGGTCCCCGGCAAACCGGTCTACCGCTCCATCGGCGGCGAGGGCTTCGCCGATATCCCGCTCGATTGCCTGCGCGCCAAAGGTGTCGACAACCTGTGCTACGCCGGCCGCGTTATCGGCGCCGACAGCGCAGCTTATGCCTCCATCCGCGTCATGGGCACGGCCTTCGCCACCGGTGAGGCGGCCGGGCGGTACAGCGCGGGCGGTGGGGCGTAG
- a CDS encoding cytochrome P450 codes for MHFEQIFYPVMQAVAANPKLAGLVFAFDPWGNPLGESFSRDPTTAITAMHREGAVTYRMLYRHWVVTGYDEALEVLSRDDLLVGEPIGLLLNVRPYSKLSPLAQWTFRNLILVSDPPDHTRLRRMVHREFTSRSIARLQRQIEATAHRLLERLADRPDGDLARDFTRPLANAAVASLIGIQEEDWDWSQRMTDVIVKLLDPLLRFDPETVSATIDELYGYFDALAERRKQEPRDDFITGMVRAEGEEFSRKETITMALMMLGAGSQTTGGLVGNSLLALARFPDQQALLRDNPEIWPNAVEEFCRFDTSVKFAPRYVPRDMELGGKRIPAGSNIMIQLVAANRDPRRYVEPDRLLLDRPDPQPLTFGYGIHFCLGAALTRMVLEEGIKAFLDAYSRFDIEAGRVSWRKSLLLRGATRMPFKGVRRQATASA; via the coding sequence GTGCATTTCGAGCAGATATTCTATCCGGTGATGCAGGCCGTTGCGGCCAATCCGAAACTTGCCGGTCTCGTGTTCGCCTTCGACCCCTGGGGAAACCCTCTGGGGGAGTCGTTTTCCCGCGATCCAACTACGGCGATCACCGCCATGCACAGGGAAGGAGCGGTTACCTACCGGATGCTTTACAGGCACTGGGTCGTGACCGGCTATGACGAAGCCCTGGAGGTGCTTTCCCGCGACGATCTGCTGGTGGGCGAACCGATCGGCCTGCTGTTGAACGTCCGGCCTTATTCAAAACTTTCGCCGTTGGCGCAATGGACGTTCCGGAATCTGATCCTGGTCAGCGACCCGCCGGATCACACCCGCTTGCGCCGGATGGTGCACAGGGAGTTCACCTCGCGCAGCATCGCGCGGCTCCAAAGGCAAATCGAGGCCACGGCGCATAGGCTTCTGGAGAGGCTTGCGGACAGGCCCGACGGCGACCTGGCGCGGGATTTCACCAGGCCGCTGGCGAATGCGGCCGTTGCGAGCCTGATCGGTATTCAGGAGGAGGACTGGGACTGGTCGCAGCGCATGACCGACGTGATCGTCAAGCTGCTCGATCCTCTGTTGCGGTTCGATCCGGAAACGGTCAGCGCCACTATCGACGAGCTTTACGGCTATTTCGACGCACTGGCCGAACGGCGCAAGCAAGAGCCGAGGGACGATTTCATCACCGGCATGGTCCGTGCGGAGGGGGAGGAGTTCAGCCGCAAGGAAACGATCACCATGGCATTGATGATGCTGGGGGCAGGGTCGCAGACGACCGGCGGACTGGTCGGTAATTCCCTCCTGGCTCTGGCCCGATTTCCCGATCAACAGGCGCTACTGCGGGATAACCCGGAAATCTGGCCGAATGCGGTGGAGGAGTTCTGTCGGTTCGACACGTCGGTGAAGTTCGCGCCGCGGTATGTTCCCCGGGATATGGAACTCGGCGGCAAGCGCATCCCGGCCGGGTCGAATATCATGATCCAGCTTGTCGCCGCGAACCGGGATCCGCGACGTTATGTCGAGCCTGACCGCTTGCTGCTGGATCGGCCCGACCCGCAGCCCCTGACCTTCGGCTATGGTATTCACTTCTGCCTGGGGGCGGCGCTGACGCGGATGGTGCTGGAGGAGGGAATCAAGGCCTTTCTGGATGCCTATTCCCGCTTCGACATCGAAGCCGGCAGGGTGTCGTGGCGCAAGTCGCTGCTGTTGCGCGGCGCGACGCGAATGCCCTTTAAAGGGGTACGGCGACAGGCGACGGCCTCGGCTTAG
- a CDS encoding ABC transporter substrate-binding protein has protein sequence MMVKLNRRQTLGLMGAAAMTGLARPAIAQNRKTVIGALHLTSHSGSFIALERGYFADAGLDVELKFFQAAQPMAVAIASGDVDFGVTAISGGLVSLAQKGAVKVIGGALSEAPGIDGQKILASDAAFKAGLTSPKGLGGKRYGMTTAGSSFHYMGSKIGAAEGVTPEFVPLQKVGAIIGALKSNQIDAWSIVPHIAKPLAGSGAAHIIGNVADFLPNYQVTTVFTSAKNAADDRALTEDFIKGFSAGVADYDDTMVDKKNGEAAIKEMVELIHKYVYTDRPLEKASKSIINGSMLLNRGAALNVASVRDQLNWFQSEGLVDKSITLDTLLDTSYVETIDS, from the coding sequence ATCATGGTGAAACTGAACAGACGTCAAACGCTGGGCCTGATGGGCGCAGCCGCAATGACCGGGCTGGCCCGTCCGGCCATTGCCCAGAACCGCAAGACCGTGATCGGCGCGCTTCATCTGACCAGCCACTCCGGCAGCTTCATCGCGCTGGAGCGCGGCTATTTCGCCGATGCCGGTCTCGATGTGGAGCTCAAGTTCTTCCAGGCGGCCCAGCCCATGGCCGTGGCGATCGCTAGCGGGGACGTGGACTTCGGTGTGACCGCGATTTCCGGCGGTCTGGTGTCTCTGGCCCAGAAGGGTGCGGTCAAGGTGATCGGCGGAGCCTTGTCCGAAGCTCCCGGCATTGACGGCCAGAAGATCCTGGCCTCCGATGCAGCCTTCAAGGCCGGCCTGACTTCGCCCAAGGGGCTCGGCGGCAAGCGTTACGGCATGACGACGGCCGGGTCCTCGTTCCATTACATGGGCTCCAAGATCGGTGCCGCGGAAGGCGTGACCCCTGAGTTCGTGCCGCTGCAGAAGGTCGGCGCGATCATCGGGGCGCTGAAGTCGAACCAGATCGATGCCTGGTCCATCGTGCCGCATATCGCCAAGCCGCTGGCCGGTTCCGGTGCCGCGCATATCATCGGTAACGTCGCCGACTTCCTGCCGAACTACCAGGTGACCACGGTCTTCACCTCGGCCAAGAATGCCGCCGACGACCGCGCTCTGACGGAAGACTTCATCAAGGGCTTTTCCGCTGGTGTGGCTGACTACGATGACACCATGGTGGACAAGAAGAACGGCGAGGCCGCCATCAAGGAGATGGTCGAGCTGATCCACAAATACGTCTACACCGACCGTCCGTTGGAAAAGGCTTCCAAGTCGATCATCAACGGCTCCATGCTGCTCAACCGCGGCGCGGCCCTGAACGTGGCTTCGGTGCGCGATCAGTTGAACTGGTTCCAGTCGGAAGGCCTGGTCGACAAGTCGATCACGCTCGATACGCTTCTCGACACCAGCTACGTCGAGACCATCGACTCCTAA
- a CDS encoding GntR family transcriptional regulator produces the protein MLFGKRQDEDETVVAMLASALRRDISFGVLRPDQKLKIEALRQRYGGSNHSMRETLRMLSAEGLVEATSQRGFRVTSATEEDLRDILLMRLEIEKLGLARSMERSNVAWEGRVIAAFHTLRHADAHVQDHPDDLTALEWDEACRTLSAVLMDACGSPRLIDLAETFFNQSRRFRLALLREGRIDFAARAARHDALRDAILGKDTETALACLEEEIAADLGQNR, from the coding sequence ATGCTTTTCGGCAAACGGCAGGACGAGGACGAGACGGTCGTCGCCATGCTTGCGTCGGCGCTCCGACGGGACATCTCCTTCGGCGTCTTGCGCCCTGACCAGAAGCTCAAGATCGAGGCCCTGCGCCAGCGCTACGGCGGGTCGAACCACTCCATGCGCGAGACCCTGCGCATGCTGTCGGCCGAAGGCCTGGTGGAGGCAACGAGCCAGCGCGGCTTCCGCGTCACCTCCGCCACGGAAGAAGACCTGCGCGATATCCTGCTGATGCGCCTGGAGATCGAGAAGCTCGGCCTTGCCCGGTCCATGGAGCGCAGCAACGTCGCCTGGGAAGGCCGTGTCATCGCGGCATTCCACACCCTTCGTCACGCCGATGCCCATGTTCAGGACCATCCTGACGACCTGACAGCGCTCGAATGGGACGAGGCCTGCCGGACACTGTCCGCCGTCCTGATGGATGCCTGCGGTTCGCCCCGCCTGATCGACCTGGCGGAGACATTCTTCAACCAGTCGCGCCGGTTCCGGCTGGCGCTTCTGCGTGAGGGCCGTATCGATTTTGCAGCACGCGCGGCCCGTCACGACGCCTTGCGCGACGCGATCCTGGGTAAGGACACCGAGACCGCCCTTGCCTGCCTGGAAGAGGAGATTGCGGCCGATCTCGGCCAAAACCGCTGA
- a CDS encoding FAD-dependent monooxygenase, with the protein MNRSEDIAEGAPVSSRVVIVGAGMAGLLAARVLADDFVDVVMIERDRLPDRSGARPGVPQSAHGHILLAAGFRTIAELFPGIDRELEEEGAEPGDICADGIVNVRGRRLPRFASDLKTLLMSRALLEGHIRQRITAIPNVAIRTGCRSTGFLFDRTASRVTGIRLKTTDGAEEDLVADLVIDASGRSAAASAWLDKNGLGQVPEIVVDAHVGYASRRFSLPTEQTMLPAADWKVAACAWLPPGNRRAGGLYREENGVWVASLVGALEATPSTEADAFLDHARQLEDPALYEALRHGVPLSKIAGYRVTGSRRRRFSPLTARLKRLVVIGDALCTVNPFYGQGMTIAALQARALRRRFRRGAARGGSTLDRAARHAQRACERVTAVPWLFSTTEDLRHGAAVEGRRTFVHRVIDWYVNRALAGGGPRTVRALYNTMSLVDPFALVRPGTVLDILLMPFLRRERYNFRETSDQRPSTLKKRCGGGST; encoded by the coding sequence ATGAACAGGTCAGAAGACATCGCCGAGGGGGCGCCCGTCTCCTCCCGCGTCGTCATTGTCGGCGCCGGAATGGCCGGTCTTCTTGCGGCACGCGTACTGGCCGATGACTTCGTGGATGTGGTGATGATCGAACGCGACCGGCTGCCGGACCGGTCCGGAGCCCGCCCCGGCGTGCCCCAATCCGCCCACGGGCATATTCTTCTCGCCGCCGGGTTCAGAACGATCGCCGAACTGTTTCCGGGAATTGACCGGGAACTGGAGGAGGAAGGTGCCGAACCGGGCGACATATGCGCCGACGGCATCGTCAACGTCCGTGGCAGGCGCCTGCCGAGGTTTGCCTCCGACCTGAAGACCCTCCTTATGAGCCGAGCCCTTCTGGAAGGACATATCCGGCAGCGGATCACGGCGATCCCCAATGTCGCCATCCGTACCGGCTGCAGGTCCACCGGGTTTCTTTTTGACCGGACAGCCTCCCGCGTGACCGGAATCCGCCTGAAGACGACCGATGGCGCAGAGGAAGACCTTGTTGCGGATCTCGTCATCGACGCCAGCGGACGCAGCGCCGCAGCATCGGCCTGGCTCGATAAAAACGGCCTCGGGCAGGTTCCAGAGATTGTCGTGGACGCCCATGTGGGCTATGCGTCGCGCCGGTTTTCCCTTCCCACAGAGCAAACAATGCTTCCAGCGGCAGACTGGAAAGTCGCCGCATGCGCCTGGCTGCCGCCAGGCAACCGGCGCGCGGGCGGCCTCTATCGGGAGGAAAACGGCGTCTGGGTCGCAAGCCTGGTCGGAGCGCTGGAGGCTACTCCCTCTACCGAAGCAGATGCCTTTCTGGACCACGCACGACAGCTGGAGGACCCGGCACTTTACGAGGCCTTGCGCCACGGCGTGCCCCTGTCGAAGATCGCGGGCTACCGGGTGACCGGCAGCCGTCGGCGCCGTTTCAGCCCGTTGACGGCGCGCCTCAAGCGGCTGGTGGTCATCGGAGACGCCCTTTGCACCGTCAATCCTTTCTATGGTCAGGGTATGACGATCGCCGCCCTTCAGGCACGCGCCTTGCGAAGACGGTTCCGCCGGGGCGCCGCCCGGGGCGGCAGCACCCTAGATCGGGCCGCCCGTCATGCCCAGCGCGCCTGTGAAAGGGTAACGGCGGTGCCGTGGCTGTTTTCCACCACCGAGGATCTGCGCCACGGAGCGGCGGTGGAAGGTCGGCGCACCTTTGTGCACCGGGTGATCGATTGGTACGTCAACCGAGCCCTTGCCGGAGGCGGACCACGCACGGTCCGCGCGCTCTACAACACCATGAGCCTAGTCGATCCGTTCGCCCTCGTCCGCCCGGGCACCGTATTAGACATTCTACTCATGCCGTTTTTAAGACGGGAGCGATACAATTTCAGAGAGACCAGCGATCAGCGGCCCTCGACCCTGAAGAAGCGCTGCGGGGGGGGTAGCACATGA
- a CDS encoding ABC transporter ATP-binding protein, which yields MDIRLDAISHSYGDMEVLRDITLDIPSGRIVCLVGPSGCGKSTLLRFAGGLERPESGRVLQLGTPPENCLNPLTYIFQDFALLPWRTVRGNISLVLEDHGIRGAKADAIITDVLARTKLTDFGKALPKQLSGGMKQRVAIARALAVNPAVMLMDEPLSALDSQTRELLMDDLIALWTRTPFTAVYVTHNLAEAVRLGHSVVVLSRRPGRIREIVEIDKPLSERGYADPDLENIQKHLWGLMREEARAADEELLDV from the coding sequence ATGGACATCAGACTGGATGCCATCAGCCATTCCTATGGCGATATGGAAGTGCTCCGGGACATCACGCTCGACATTCCCTCCGGCCGGATCGTCTGCCTTGTCGGACCGTCCGGATGCGGCAAGTCCACGCTGCTGCGTTTTGCCGGCGGGTTGGAGCGCCCGGAGTCGGGCCGCGTTCTTCAGCTCGGCACGCCGCCGGAAAACTGCCTGAACCCGCTGACCTATATCTTCCAGGACTTCGCCCTGCTGCCCTGGCGCACTGTGCGCGGCAACATCTCGCTGGTGCTGGAGGATCACGGCATCCGGGGCGCGAAGGCGGACGCGATCATCACCGACGTGCTCGCCCGCACCAAGCTGACCGATTTCGGCAAGGCCCTGCCCAAGCAGCTCTCCGGCGGCATGAAGCAGCGCGTCGCCATCGCTCGGGCGCTTGCGGTCAATCCTGCGGTGATGCTGATGGATGAACCCCTATCGGCCCTCGATAGCCAGACGCGCGAACTCCTCATGGATGACCTGATCGCCCTTTGGACGCGCACGCCATTCACCGCCGTCTATGTCACCCACAATCTTGCCGAAGCCGTGCGGCTCGGTCATTCCGTCGTCGTGCTGTCGCGCCGACCGGGGCGGATCCGTGAGATCGTCGAAATCGACAAGCCCCTTTCGGAACGTGGTTACGCGGACCCTGACCTGGAAAACATCCAGAAGCACCTGTGGGGCCTGATGCGCGAAGAGGCGCGGGCGGCGGACGAGGAGTTGCTCGATGTCTGA
- a CDS encoding polyprenyl synthetase family protein — translation MMAAKTDFASEKADVRDAVERYLEEQFAAYPETEVRRAAEYTALGGGHRWRPIVAISAGRIFHTDALEIALPGACGAELAHAASLILDDLPSMDDAALRRGKPCVHLVFPRWAVDMAPVFLVTMAYAISLNHDRSSADRRVQAALALSSAGTDMIEGQCLDLASSLADGTESQMLDCYRLKSAALYGAAARGGALLCGAGPEDADRMERAGFYLGLAYQFMDDVADVTATVEEVGKQVHQDDGKFTATAWLGVEGAAEMSRSYQTKALAELEPYGPEAEWLRSIVSEASWATH, via the coding sequence ATGATGGCCGCCAAGACCGATTTCGCCAGTGAAAAAGCAGACGTCCGGGATGCGGTCGAGCGCTACCTGGAAGAGCAGTTCGCCGCCTATCCCGAGACCGAAGTCCGCCGGGCGGCCGAATACACAGCTCTTGGAGGCGGTCACCGTTGGCGGCCGATCGTGGCCATCTCGGCTGGACGCATCTTTCACACCGACGCGCTGGAAATCGCCCTGCCAGGGGCCTGCGGCGCCGAACTTGCCCACGCCGCATCGCTGATTCTGGATGATCTGCCGTCAATGGACGACGCTGCCCTCAGACGCGGAAAACCCTGCGTCCATCTGGTCTTCCCCAGATGGGCTGTGGACATGGCCCCGGTCTTCCTGGTGACCATGGCTTATGCCATCAGCCTCAATCACGACCGCTCGTCCGCAGACCGGCGCGTTCAGGCAGCGCTTGCCCTCAGTTCCGCCGGCACCGACATGATCGAAGGCCAGTGCCTCGACCTAGCCAGCAGCCTGGCAGACGGAACGGAATCCCAGATGCTCGATTGCTACCGGTTGAAGAGCGCCGCCCTTTATGGCGCGGCCGCACGTGGCGGTGCGCTCCTGTGCGGCGCGGGCCCTGAAGATGCGGACCGGATGGAACGCGCCGGCTTTTATCTCGGCCTCGCCTACCAGTTCATGGACGATGTCGCAGACGTCACCGCCACGGTCGAGGAGGTCGGCAAGCAGGTTCATCAGGATGACGGAAAGTTCACCGCCACGGCCTGGCTGGGCGTAGAGGGAGCAGCCGAAATGAGCCGGTCTTATCAGACGAAGGCCCTGGCCGAGCTTGAGCCCTACGGACCCGAGGCGGAATGGCTACGCAGTATCGTCAGCGAGGCAAGCTGGGCCACGCACTGA